One Natrinema longum genomic window, TTCTGCGAGGGCCTGATCGATGGGGGTTCCGTCGTTGATGGCGCTGGCGGCGCTGCGGACGTCGCGGACGGTAAGGTCGCCGTCGAGGATGGCCCATGCGAGGAGGAGACGCGCTTCGCCGCCGACACGGGCGATGTGTTTGGCGGCGGTCGGAGCGATCCGACCGAGGGCGACTTGTTTGCGAACCGATCGGGGAAGATCGTGGACGCGGGCCCACTTGCGGATAAACGAGACGGTGGCGTCACCGCCGGCGCGTTCGGCGGCGGCTTTGTAGGAGCCTTCGCCGCGCACGAGGGCGGCACAGGCGGCTGCGCCGCGGAGCATGTACAGGTGGTCGTCGTTGGTGTTCCCGGCAGCGAACTGACGGACGGTTTCGGCGGCGTCCGCGAGGCTCTCCGGGTTATCGGGATCGAATTGGACGGCTTCCCGAGCACGGGTCCCGGCGACCGATTCGTCGCCCCGGATAACTGGTGCACCGACGGGGGATTCGCGGTCCGTCGGGATCGATCGACCGGTCTCGCCACGGCGGGGCGAACGATCACCGGGCCGGTTGTCAGTCATGGCTCTCGGTACGGGGTTCGTTGTCAAAAGGTCGTTGCCGTGGCGAAACGCTCGTGTTACTCCTCGCGCTGCTCGGCGAGGTGCTCCCAGATCTCCGTACAGCCGGCCCCTTCCTCGATATCGTCGAGGTGGGCGTCGTCACGCTCCTCGGTTTCCTGCTCGATCGGCTCTGGTTTGCATTCGGCTGCATCACTCATAGATAGCCGTTCGAATCCCGCCATCATAAGTATCGCTTCGGCCGCAAGCGATACCCCTGCTCGGTCTTACGGGAGGATTATGCCGCTATCTCTGACGGATTTTCCTTTTGACACGTCCGGGTGACGAGTGGGGACCGTTCGAGTCGTCCGCTCGTGACCGATAGCTCCGGGATCGATTCGTGTGGAACGAACGGATTCGTCCGTCCGAATCAATGGGGACCGCGATCATCGCACGACACAGAGCGATCGAAGACGAGTCGCGGTCGGGACCGTCCGTCGTCAAATCGTCGGTTCGTCGCCCCGCTCAAGGAAGCGGTCGTTCGAGGGCGATCGAGTTGTGGCAAAATAGGCCGATACGTGTGGCACTCGGGTCGGTGATTTTCGGAGTTGATAGTAAATATATGATACGGTTGGGTGTATCCGGGGACGCTCGGGTGGGAGTCGAGTCGAAGACGGTTCGATCGAAGTCCGGTTTCGACGACTCGTGACGGCCGCCAGTATAAGTGATCGGGGTGCGAGGATCGAACTGACATGTCCGATCGATTGATGACGGTCAACGCGCGGACGACGCTGGACTACGTCGAGGGGAAAGCGATCGGCGAGAGTTTCGAGTGGGAGTCGGTCGCCGTCGTGAACGCGACCGCTGACCGCGAGAATCCGGACGGTGTTCGTCTCCAGTTCGAACTCGACAACCTCTCGGAGGCGCACCTCCCGAAGCATATGATCGAACTCGAATTGACTCCGGCACAGGCTCGTGCGGTGGCCGCTGATCTCGAAACGCATGCCGACCGTGTCGAAGACGCTGGGGGCGATAGCAGCCACTGACAGTCACTGCACACCTGACCGCACGACAGCGTTGCGATCCGTGTGGAAATCGTTTCAGTGGCTCCTGTTGGTCTCGAGGCGTCACGATTCGGCCGCTGGCACCTCCCGTCGCAGACGACCGGCTTTTTCACTCGGCGGCTGAACGGCGGAGCTGGGTATACCATGAGTATAGACACGATTCAGGACCTGTTCCAGCACGGCCTCGAGGACATCTATCACGCGGAGGACCACCTCGTCGACGCACTCGAGTTCCTCGAGTGCGATACCGAGAGCGACGACATCTCACAGGCGTTTTCCGAGCACTGTGAGGAGACCCAGGGTCAGATCGACCGTCTCGAGGAAGTCTTCGACGTGTTCGGCGAGCCACCCGAGAGGAGTGTGAGGTATCAAAGGATTACTCGAGGAGTTCACGTCGATGGAGTCCGCCCAGGAGGTGATGGACTATCACAGCCGCCGAAAAGACCGAACACTACGAGAGCGCTGCCTACGGCAACCTGATTCCGCTCGCGGACCAACTCGGTATGGACGAGGCGACCGATCTGCTTGAGGAAACCCTTCGGGAGGAATAGGCTGCCCTCGACGAGCGCAAGGAGTTGACTGAAGGGTTCGAGATGGCGGCGATCCCGGCGGAGTGATCCATATCGTCGACGACAGCGATGCCGTGGACGGCGAGGAACAGATCCAGTACGCTGGTGAAGACGAGGAGTCGACGACTACCATCGGCGAGGAGGGGAGCGAGGAACGATTCGAGGAGGAGTAGTTCCGTTCAACCGTCCGTTTCGCGCCGGCTCGAGGCCGGTAATCGGTTTCTGGTTCGAGGCTGCCGGGACGCGTACGGCTTTTACTGTTCGACGCGTAACTGTCACGTGTGACAACGCCCGTACCGGAGGACGGTGAGGGGCTGTCGATCCGACCCGCGGAGCGTGCGGACCTCCTCGCGGTCGTTCGTATCGAGAACGCCTCGTTTTCTCAACCCTGGCCACACGATGCCTTCGATCGGTTCCTCGGCGAGCCGGGGTTTCTCGTCGCGGAGGCTGACGGCGAGGTCGCCGGCTACGTCGTCGCCGACGTGACCCAACAGATCGGCCGTGCGCTGGGCCACGTCAAAGACATCGCCGTCCATCCCGACCACCGCGGGAACGGCGTCGGATCGCGACTTCTGTCTCGATCGCTCGGCGTGCTTGCTGCCCACGGTGTCGGGACGGTCAAACTCGAGGTACGGTGCTCGAACGACGGGGCGAAACGGCTCTATCGGGAGTTCGGTTTCGATCCCCTCCGTCGGGTCCCCGAGTACTACGGCGACGGCGAGGACGCGATCGTCATGATTCGCAAGTTAGGATAGCGAGTTGCGGGACGTTTTCCCGTTTGCAACCGTACGTCGAGCTATGGGATACGCCTGTCCGGTCTGTGCTGTCGAAGAGGCTGACGCGGTTCATCTCGCGAACCACCTCGCGATAACTGCGTCACTCGGTCGCGAGGAACACCGCGAGTGGCTCGCGGAACACGCCCCCGACTGGGGCGAGTGTACCCCCGAGGAACTCGGCGAGATCGTCAGTCCACACGCGACGGAGATCGACACCCCCGAATTCGAAGCGGGGAGTCACGGCCACGACCACGGCCACGAGCCCGGTCGACCCGATTCGCTCGAGGATGGAATCGCCCGCCAGAGCCGCCAACCAGGCCGCGGATCGATGACGACTGAAACCGAGACCGTACTACGGGAAGCCGCGGAACTGACTCGCGAAATGCAGTCCTCGAGTGACGAGGCCGACGGAGCGAAATCGGACGCTGACGATCCGGACGACCCCGGCGGGAACGAAAACGCGTAACTGCCCGTCCACCGACTGTTCGGGTATGCACACGGTGGGGACGTTTACGTTCGAATCGGCCGCGGACGCACGAGCACAGTACGAGTCGGTCGGCCCCGCGGCCCAGACGGTCGTCCGGGAGGTCACGAAGGCCATGGCGTTCGACCGCGCGGAGTACGACGACCGTGTCACGAGCGAGGTTGTCGAAACCGCCCGGGACGCCCTCTTCGCGAGCCTCCTCGAGGTCCGCGTCGGAAACCGCGAGGAGTTCGAAGACTGGCGCGACTCCTACGACGGCGAGGTGACGACGGTCGGCCACGAGGACGTCGACCACGTCGTCTGGCATGCGGGACCGGACGGCGAGGCCGTCGCGGCGACGTTCCAGAACGAGGAAGCGGCGGCGGTGGCGACGCTCCGGCGGCAGGCGTTCGGACGCTTGTATCGCGACCTGGTATAGGTGACAGTTCGAACGCCGATCGGACCTCAACGGTTCGGACCCGGACCGGTTCGGCGGGAACGACTGGACGACGTGGTGGTGACATCCGTGAGTGGCTCGAGGTGACTGAACCGGTTGCCAGCGAGCAGTGCGTTCGTGACCGATCCCAGTAGTGATGGGGCGACCATCACCTATTATCCCCTCGAGCCCCCACTCTCGCCCGATGACAGTACCCGACGACTGGGAGTTACTCGAGGAGCGGACGGAGTACGAGACGGGCTGGTACGACGGCGGCTACGACCTCCTCAGACAACCCGACGGCAGCGAGAAGCGATATTACTGGGCGGACCTGCCCGCCGCCGTCGTCGTGGTCGCGCGGATCGACGGACGCGTCCTCGCGGACGCGGAGTGGAGTGACGACGGCGGTGCTGGGACCGGGACGGACGAAGACCGTCTTTTGTTCGTCGAACAGTACCGACCGACGATCCGCGAGACCCATCTCGAATTGCCCGCGGGAATCGTCGAGGACGGGGAGTCATACACGACAGCGGCCACCCGAGAACTCGAGGAGGAGACCGGCTTTCGGCCGTCGAGTACGGCCCTGCTACAGGAGTACGCCGTCGCGACCGGCGTCTTACGACACGATCGCGCGATCGTCTACGCCGAGGGGCTCGAGCCCGGCGACCGGGAACTCGACAGCAACGAGTTCCTCGAGGTGACGACGGTGCCGGTGGGCGACGCCCTCGAGCGCGCTCGCGAACAGCCGTCGAACGATGCGACGCTAGGAGGGTTGTTGGTGGCACAAGCGGACGGGGTACTCTAACCTGCGACCGATGTCGGCAGCCCTCCACAGGGGGAGAGACCGCGTTCGCCCCTAAAATTGGGTGCCGTGCCCGGACCGTCCACCGGTCCGTCCACGACCGAGGAGGACGTAGAGTAAGAGGCCGAGGAGCCCGCCGAAGAACACGACGAGCGTCCAGAGCGCTGCACTGTGTGGACTGTTCGTCTGGGCGTCGGTGTACACCCACACCAGCGCCGCGATCTGGATGACGAACAACACGAGCGCGAACAGAACGATCGCACCGCCACCGCCTTGCATCGGAACGAGTACACTCATTGGGACCAGTATGTGAAAGAGACGACAACTCCAATATATGTTTTCTGTTCTGGCTACGGGATCGATAGCCGACGAGCCGTAATCGAACTGCCAGCGGCTCCAGTAGGGGGCCAAATCCGTATTCTTATTCACGTCGATACCCACTGTCACGGTAATGGACGGCGAAATCTCCACCGACGAGGTCAAGGAACTTCTCGAGGCGGATGCCGACGTTCGCATCGTCGACATCCGAGACGAGCGGAATTTCGAACACAGCCACATTCCCGGCAGCGAGAACATCCCCTTCCACGAACTCACGGAGCGCATCGAAGAACTCGAGGACGACGACCACATCGTCACCGTCTGTCCCCACGGGAAGGCGAGCGTGCAGGCTGCACAGCTCATCGGCTCCTACGAGGGGACCGCCGACGCACGCGTCGAGAGCATGGCGGGTGGTCTCGACAAGTACGGGATGAAGTTCGGGCTCGTCCGTGAGGCGGAAGACGAGGACGAACCGGCCGGACGCGAATCCCCGTTCTGACGCCCCGAGCGGAGGTCACGCCGTCGTTTCGAGCCAGCTCCTTGCGAGGGTGATCGACTACCTGTGAGACGAGCGACCGCGACTCTCCGGGAGGGTCGCGACTGGTCGAGATGCGAAATAAGAAACGATTCGAGAGCGGCGGCGCGGTCGTGGGTTCGGAAGTCGTCTCAGAGCATTGCGGGCATTAGGCGACGTTGAAGCCGCGGTCCCGAAGGAACTCCTCGATGCGGCCGGTGTGGTTCCCCTGGAGTTCGATCTGGTCGTCCTCGACGGTCCCGCCACAGGCGAATTTTGACTTGAGATCCGACGAGAGACTGTCCAGATCGACGTCCTTCGGATCGAATCCTTCGACGATCGTTACCTCTTTCCCGTATCTGCGCTCGTCAATGCGGATGTTGAGTTGCTGTTGGCCCTTGGCCACGTCCTCGCAGACGCAGAGTTCTTGGGGCAGCCCGCACGTCGAGCAGACTTCCGACATTACGTTCGTTGCTATGAAACGGGCATATTAAACACTATCGGGACCCGCATGCCTTCGCGTGGTTCTTTTTCAGGACCCGACGGGTTCTGTCGGTGGCTGGCCGTCGTCGAACGGACGCGAACTGCGGGTCGCCGGACTCGTCTCGGTCGGGCGGGTTATCTGAGGCGACCGATACCCGGGAGTCGCTTCCGAGCGAGGTCGTCGACGATTGCGATCGCTTCGTCGGCTTCGGCTCGGCTAACCCCGTTGCCGTAGGTCGCTCGCTCGTAGTACTCGAGGACCTGCTGGGCCCGTGGATCGAGTCGGTCCCCGTCCGTCCGGGCTGGCGTCGACAGTGCCTGCAGGTATGCCCGCGCCGATTCTCCGCGACTGCGGGGGCGGTACTGGCGTCCGAGGAGTCGCTCGAGGCGGTCGAAGGCGCGTTCGGCGTCTCGATCCGGATCGGCCCGGGACCCGTGCCAGTAGACGCCGACTTCGCGACGGAGACGGGTCGTCGCGTCGATTCGGCGCGCGCCGGCGGCGAGGCCGACGAGAACGACGAGTCCGAGTACGGCCGTCTCGCGGGTAACCGTATGGAGGGATTCGATCAGTGAGCTGTCATCGTCGGCCGTGCTTCCGTCGGTTCGGTCACCGGAATCCGACGGGTTCGATTCGTTGTTCGGATCGTCGGCTGGCTCCGTTCCGTTGTTCGGATCGTCGGCTGGCTCCGTTCCGTTGTCCGGATCGTCGGCTGGGTCGTTCGGGTCGTTTGGATCGGGAGCGGACGGTTCGAGGGGGTCGTTCTCGTCTTCGTCGCCGATCGAGACATCCTCGCTCTCGTCGGTATCCGCGTCCTCGTTACCGTTCGCACGGGCTTCCTCGAGACGCTCGGTGTGGACCTCGCTGCGTGAGCCGCCGGGCGTCGGGTCGAACCGGACCCAGCCGTGGTCGGGGAAGTAGACCTCGACCCAGGAGTGAGCATCGAGTCCGCGAACGACGTACTCGTCGTCGTCGACTTGTTGGCCGCTCGTGTAGCCGGTGACGTAGCGGGCGGGAACCCCCTCTTCCCGGAGCATCTGTGTCATCGTCGTCGCGAAGTAGACGCAGTAGCCTTCGTCCATCTCCAGCAGGAATCCGTCGGCGACGTTGCCAGCGGGCTGGGAGACCTCCAGCGAGTAACCCTTCGAGGAACGGAGGTGTCGCTCGATCTCGATGGCTTTCTCGTATGGGTTCTCGGCGTCGGCCGTGATCTCCGCGGTGCGTTCCCGGAACTCGCTCGAGGTTTCTTCCGGCGTCTGGAGGTAGTATTCGGTTACTTCCTCGGGGTAGTCCGTCCCCGCGTTTCGGAGTGCGGTCGGGCTCGAATCGACGACCGCGCTTTCGACGGTGTACTGATCACCCTCCTGCAGGGGGGTTTCGGGCCGTGGCTGACCGTCCCTGGAGACGGTCGTTCGCTGTGTCACGTCACCACTGAGGGCTAGGGGTTGTGGTGCGACGGGCATGATACCCAGTTCCGTCTCGGCAGTGACCGTCTGTCGAACCGTCTCGTAGTTCCCGGGGGGATTCGCGAGTCGGCCGTCGTACCGGTTGCTCTGTCCGGTCCGGATCCATTCGTCGCCCGAAAAGCGGTCGTAGACGCCCGTTCGCCAGTAGGACCGTCGATCGGACTCGACCGTAAACCGAACTTCGGGTGAGAGATCCACCTGCCCGGAGATCCCCGATCGCTGCGGGGCGGAATCGATCGTCGCCTCGAGCGAGCCGTCTTCGCCCTGGACGAGGTGTGTCGGCCCCGTCGGCTCACCGGGGACGACCGTCACCGACAGCGAGAGGGCGACGATCACCGCGAACAGGACCGCAAGCAGGTCCGCTTGCGCGATCGAACCGCCACGACGCTCGAGTTCGCCGACGGCGATGGTCCCGATGGCGGCGAGCGTGCCGATCAAGGTGGTGAGCGTCCCGGCGTCGCCGGTCAATACGAGAAAGCCAAGCGCGATCCCGCCGGGAACGACGCTGAGTGCGTACCGGCCCCGCACGGCGAGATACCACGAGAGGAACACGGGGGCGGGCACGAATCCCAGCGTCCAGATCCCCGCCTGGACCATTCGAAGCACCGGCAGCCCGGTCGCGAGCGCGACAGTATCGGAGATGAGGGCACCGCCGGCCGTGAAGACGACGCCGAGTTCGACGCCGGCAGCGGTGAGATAGTAGGCGAACCCGAAGCCGGCCGCCACGATCGCGAGGGCACCCGCGGTCCAGGGACGGATCACCCGTGCGAACAGCGTCGCCGTGAGAAGCATGCATCCGACGATCGCGAACAGCGATCGACTACCGCCGACGACCTGCGTTATCCCGTACAGGACGCTCACGTACGAGGCCGTCAGAACCAGTACACAGCCCAGTGCCAGGGGGCGGAGGACGTCGGAGCCGACCCGGCGATCCCCGTCGAGGGTGACCGTTCGATCGCCGGCATGACTGGACGATTGCGTACTCATACGGTCACCCCCGGGGAGTCACCGGTGTCGTAGTCGGTTCGATCGTCGCTTCCGCTCCGTTCGCTGGGCTTGTCCGTCCGCTCCGCCCGGTCGCGACCGCGGAGCCGGTCGAACGGAATCTCCTGGTCGTCGATGACGACCGTCGTCCCGTCGGTCTCGGTCCGGACCACCACGTCCGCATTCCGTCGGGTCTGCTCCCCGAGCGTCCCGGGCCCGGCGACGGCAAGCATTCCCAGGAGTTCGCGGTGGTGGGCCCGGCCCGATCCCGGGGGCCGTCTCCCGTCGGGGAGAACCAGTCCGACCGTGGCACCCCGCTCGAGGAGGTCGGTCGCGACGGTCGCGGCGGCCGACGCCATCTCCCCGTCGCGGTCGGTGAGACATTCGGCGACGACCGTGACGGCCCCGGCCTCCTCGCCGTCCGCATACTCCGTGACGACCAGGTCGTCGTCGGGCCGTTTTGCCGCACTCTTCCAGTGGATCTCCCGTAGCGGGTCCCCGCGCCGGTACTCCCTGAGGTGATCGAACTCGTCGTGAGCGTGGCGATCCGCGACGCTCGCGAGCAGTTGGACATCGGCCGCGGGACCGCGACCCAGCTCTCGGACCCGCGGATAGACGAGGACGGATGTCGTCACCTCGTCCTCGAACCGCCGTTCGACGAGTCCGACGACGTCCTCGACGGTGATCGACAGCGGGCCGACTCGGTGTTCGCCCCGTTCCTCGAGTCGAACGTCGTACGTGAACGTCTCGTCGCCCTCGAGGGTCGTTTTCGCGACCGGGTCCGTGGCTGCAGCGAGGCCGTCGCCGACGGTATCGCGCACCGTCGCGGCGACGGGGCGATCGGTTTCGATCGTGAGTTCGACCCGTCGCTGTTCCCCGATGAATCCCTCGGGGACGGGCTGGCGGGTGACTCGCGGTCGGTTGACTCGGCCGATCGTGAGCAGGCCGGCCAGGAGGACGACGACGAGGGGAACGACGACGGCGTTTAGCGCCCGCGGACCGAACTGCCAGCTCAACGCGACGGCCCCGAGCACGACGGCGACGACGATCCAGCCGCGGCGTGTGAGTCTCATTCGACGGCGGTGTGCTCGAGTGCGTCCTCGACGACCGCGGTGCCGTCCCGGTCGCGACCGGTCGTCTTGATCCGGTGGCTCATCACGACCGGCGCTTCGGTCTGTACGTCGTCCGGAATCACGTAGTCCCGACCGTTCGTGACGGCGCGAGCCTGGGCCGCTCGGAGCAGCGATATCGTCCCGCGGGGACTCACACCGATGCGCGCGTTCTCGCGAGTGTAGGCCGCGAGTCGCGTGACGTACGTCCGGACCGGCTCCGCGACCTGGACCGTCGATACGGTTTCGCGGGCGGCAACGAGCGTGTCGCGATCGGTTACCGACTCGAGGGACTCGATGGGGTGGTCGCCGACCGTCCGGCCGAGGAGGTCGGCTTCCTCGTCGGCGTCGGGGTAGCCCAGATGGAGTTTCTTCATGAACCGATCGACTTCGGCGAAGGGCAGGTCGTAGGTACGGTTCGGTTCGACGGCGTTCTGGGTCGCGATCACGGTAAACGGCGTCGGGAGTTCGCGCGTCGTGCCGTCGACGGTGACCTGTTCTTCTTCCATGGCCTCGAGCAGCGCCGCCTGGGTCTTCGGCGGCGCACGATTGATTTCGTCGCCCAGCACGATGTTCCCGAAGACGGGGCCGGGTTGATAGTCGAATTCGCGGCTCTTCTGGTTGAAGACGTTCACGCCGGTGACGTCGGAGGGGAGGAGGTCGGGCGTAAACTGAACGCGGCTGAATGTGCAGTCGACGGATTTGGCGATCGAGCGTGCCAGCATCGTTTTGCCGACGCCGGGCACGTCGTCGAGAAGGACGTGGCCGCGTCCGAGGACGGCGGTGATCACGTGTTCGATCACGTCGTCGTGGCCGACGATCACGCGCGAGACGTTCGTCTCGATATCGTCGCACAACCGCTTTATCGTCGAGATTCGGAGGGGAGCGCTGTCGGCCGCCGGCTCTGTACTCGCTTCCGCTGTCGGGTTGGCATCAGTCATAGTCTCGAGGCTGTCCGCGGGGACCGGACGAACCGTTCTTCACATCCTCATCGGGTTCTGCGGAACATATGTTTTGTGTCATACGAGTTATTCGCTTCTCGAGACGTGTCGGGTCGTCGTCGAGCGGCCGATTCGCGTGGCTCGAGCGAAACGAGAGCCCGGGCCCGACAGCGTACGTCCGCGAGGAGAGCGGCCGCTCGTGAGCGTGGACGACGCGTCGGCGCTCCGTGAGCCGACGGTCAGACCGTTGCAGCCGCTATCGATGTCGATCGGAAACCGATACCACTCCCAGGACAGCCTAGAGCCGCTCGACGTTCGTCGCGCGTGGCCCCTTTTCGGCCTCCTCGATCTCGAACTCCAGTTCCTGGCCCTCCTCGAGGTCAGGACCCCCGATGTCCTCCATGTGGAAGAACACGTCCTCGTCCGCGTCGTCGGTTTCGATGAATCCGTAGCCGCCAGTGTCGTTGAAGAACGCAACCGTACCTTTCGCCATTGCACTTGAACAAAGCCACGACGAAAGTATAAAGCTTCGGGGCCCACTCGCAGGCTCATCCCCGAGAAAACGTCTCGTATCGGTGGTAATAGCCGATTACCACTGTTTGCAGTCGGGACAGACCAGGTCGCCGTCGGCTCGCCAGACCCGCTCAGTCGGACCCCCACAGCGTGTACACGTGTAGTCGCCCCACGCGTACGTCGAGCGGTCAGCGCCGATCGAACCGCCATCCGGGTCGTCACTCGGTTCGCCGCCGTCTCGAGATGGGGCTCCCGTCGTCCGATCGTCATCGCCGTCGGTGGAACCGAAATCCGAGAGCGTCGCGTCGTCGGGCACGGGCACCGATACGAACGGACGGGACTTAACCGTCCGCATGCGGGACCGGCACCGCCAAGTAGGGCCGGTAACAACCCCCGTATATGGTTACGGTCACACCCCTGAACATCATCGTGGACAACATCGTGGAAATGATCGGCCTCTTCAGCGACGTCGCAATGGGTGCCGGACTCGCACCGCTGCTGGTCCTGATGGGGGCGCTTCTCGTCGCCGTCTCGATGGGCGTCTTCGGCATCCTCACGCTCGGTGCCGTCGGGAACCTCTTCACCGCGAACTGAGACCTCCTTCTGCGACTTACGTATCCCGACTGCTCGCACGCGAGAGCGCCTCGCTCGCCCGTTCGACGGCGTCTTCCAGGTCCGGTCCCAGCGGCGAGCCGACGACGATCCCGTCGACGTACTCGAGCGCCCGGGCGAACCGCTCCGCGACCGTCTCGGTCGTCCCCGCGATACAGAAGGCGTCGATCATCGCCGGGGTGACGCGGCCGAAGGCCTCGGGAAGATCGCCCTGCTCGAGCGCCTCGCTCACCGCGCGTGCCGCGTCGCGGTCGATATCGTGCCGCTCGAGGACCGGCTCCGCGGCCCCGCCGACGATGAAGGCGACGGGCGGCCGGGCCGCCTCCCGGGCCTCGGTTTCGTCGCCGGCGACGCTGACGCTCGCGAACGCCAGCGACTCGAAGGGGTCGTGGTCGTCGGGCCGTTCGGCCAGTCCCTGCTCGAGTTGGCCCGCGGCCCACTCGAGGTCCCGCGGATGGGCGGCGTTGACCAACACTCCATCGGCGCGTTTCGCGCTCATCCGGAGCATGTGTGGGCCCTGTGCGCCGACGTAGACCGGTATCCGATCGGACGGGGGATCGAGGTTGAGCGCCGCGTCCCGCGCGGTGAAGGTTCCCTCGTGGGTCACCGTCTCGCCGTCCCAGAGGTCACGAGCGACCTCGAAGGTCTCGAGGACGCGTCGGAGCGGGCTGTCCCGTTCGATGCCGAGGTTCGACAGGGAGGAGCGATCGCCCGCGCCGACGCCGAAGACCGCTCGGCCGTCGCTGAGTTCGTCGATCGTCGCCGTTCCCGACGCGAGTTTTACGGGGTGGGTTTCGTAGGGGTTGACGACGCCCGGCCCCAGCCGGATCTCGTCGGTCGCGTCGGCCATCCGTGAGCACACGACGAGTGGGTCGCGGTTGAAGTAGTGGCTGCTCGCGAAGGCGATCTCGAACCCTTCGTCCTCGGCGAGTGCGGCCAGTCCGGCGACACGTTCCGGCGGGTGTTCGGGAGTGAGTTCGATGCCCCAGGTCGGCTCGCCGCTGGTGGAAGTGTGATCTGTCATTCGTCGACCCTCCAGTCCCGTAGTGCCTGTCGCACGAGGTCGTTCTCGACCGACCGGAACAGTTCGTCGCTGCCCTCGTGGGTACCGAACTCCCAGTCCCGGACGACGACGGCGGGCGTCCCGCCGGCCCCCTCGCCGGTGACGAGGTTCGCGGCGGCGGCGAGTTCGTCGATCACCGACTGGACGGTGACGCCGAGTTCG contains:
- a CDS encoding cold-shock protein — translated: MAKGTVAFFNDTGGYGFIETDDADEDVFFHMEDIGGPDLEEGQELEFEIEEAEKGPRATNVERL
- a CDS encoding AAA family ATPase, translated to MTDANPTAEASTEPAADSAPLRISTIKRLCDDIETNVSRVIVGHDDVIEHVITAVLGRGHVLLDDVPGVGKTMLARSIAKSVDCTFSRVQFTPDLLPSDVTGVNVFNQKSREFDYQPGPVFGNIVLGDEINRAPPKTQAALLEAMEEEQVTVDGTTRELPTPFTVIATQNAVEPNRTYDLPFAEVDRFMKKLHLGYPDADEEADLLGRTVGDHPIESLESVTDRDTLVAARETVSTVQVAEPVRTYVTRLAAYTRENARIGVSPRGTISLLRAAQARAVTNGRDYVIPDDVQTEAPVVMSHRIKTTGRDRDGTAVVEDALEHTAVE
- a CDS encoding 5,10-methylenetetrahydromethanopterin reductase, which codes for MTDHTSTSGEPTWGIELTPEHPPERVAGLAALAEDEGFEIAFASSHYFNRDPLVVCSRMADATDEIRLGPGVVNPYETHPVKLASGTATIDELSDGRAVFGVGAGDRSSLSNLGIERDSPLRRVLETFEVARDLWDGETVTHEGTFTARDAALNLDPPSDRIPVYVGAQGPHMLRMSAKRADGVLVNAAHPRDLEWAAGQLEQGLAERPDDHDPFESLAFASVSVAGDETEAREAARPPVAFIVGGAAEPVLERHDIDRDAARAVSEALEQGDLPEAFGRVTPAMIDAFCIAGTTETVAERFARALEYVDGIVVGSPLGPDLEDAVERASEALSRASSRDT
- a CDS encoding DUF7573 domain-containing protein; translated protein: MPDDATLSDFGSTDGDDDRTTGAPSRDGGEPSDDPDGGSIGADRSTYAWGDYTCTRCGGPTERVWRADGDLVCPDCKQW